Proteins from a single region of Abyssalbus ytuae:
- a CDS encoding M56 family metallopeptidase yields MEIFFIYILKSSFILSLFYITYKLWLQKETFFTLNRYYLLTGIFISVILPLITITRRVNTEIILNNIEEFNNVTQGIILPDNKINFLKLLLILYISGTIVFLLRFCIQVLSFIKLVRNEKPYKESRYKYVKTNKNTSPFSFLNYIVYNPNLHTIEDLKTILEHEKTHCSHRHSIDILTAHVINIFFWINPFSWLYKKAITQNLEYLADKYTSEKMFSNKDYQYLLLKKNLSEYNLSITNTFFNLLIKKRIVMLNKTRSQKQNLFKYGIIIPVLTVFFLSFNVKTVAQTIVVKEKKLNQNGVEISANTLEFVITKNNTDEELKNLSQTIKSKYDGEFKYSNPKRNSKGEITDISVTYKSSENSFVSSSFSDTTNGIPTIIFGKNEDDGLFITSGDKNKIKNIDVDVQIDDNEEEDIIVKKIILSDTYDNKSNNVRVEGIEGNPLYYLNGKRIDKKKFEEISVSPEKIISVNVLKGKKAIKEYGKKAKDGVIKITTKE; encoded by the coding sequence ATGGAAATTTTTTTTATATATATCTTGAAAAGCAGCTTTATTTTATCATTATTTTATATAACCTATAAGCTGTGGTTACAAAAAGAAACTTTTTTTACATTAAACAGATATTATCTGCTGACAGGAATTTTCATCTCTGTAATATTGCCGTTAATTACTATTACCCGAAGGGTAAACACTGAAATTATTTTAAACAATATTGAAGAATTTAATAATGTCACCCAAGGTATTATTTTACCCGATAACAAGATTAATTTCCTAAAACTGCTATTAATATTATATATAAGTGGCACTATAGTATTTTTACTTCGGTTTTGTATACAGGTTTTATCCTTTATTAAACTGGTAAGAAATGAGAAACCCTATAAAGAAAGCAGATATAAGTACGTTAAAACCAACAAGAACACCTCTCCTTTTTCATTCTTGAATTATATAGTTTATAATCCTAATCTGCATACAATCGAGGATTTAAAAACTATTTTAGAACATGAAAAAACCCATTGTTCTCATCGCCATTCTATCGACATATTAACCGCACATGTTATCAATATCTTCTTTTGGATCAATCCGTTTAGCTGGTTGTACAAAAAAGCTATAACCCAAAACCTGGAATATCTGGCTGACAAGTATACCAGTGAAAAAATGTTTTCCAATAAAGACTATCAATACTTACTACTTAAAAAAAATCTATCAGAATATAATTTATCAATTACAAATACTTTTTTCAATTTATTAATTAAAAAACGAATAGTTATGCTTAACAAAACCAGATCCCAAAAACAAAACTTGTTCAAATACGGAATTATCATTCCTGTACTCACAGTATTCTTTCTATCATTTAATGTAAAAACTGTTGCCCAAACCATCGTGGTTAAAGAAAAGAAACTTAATCAAAACGGGGTGGAAATCAGTGCAAACACTCTTGAATTTGTAATTACCAAAAACAATACGGATGAAGAATTAAAAAACCTCAGCCAGACAATAAAAAGCAAATATGACGGAGAGTTTAAATACAGTAACCCTAAAAGAAATTCCAAAGGAGAAATAACTGATATTTCCGTGACCTATAAAAGTTCTGAAAACTCTTTTGTATCCAGTAGTTTTTCTGACACTACCAACGGCATACCAACTATAATTTTTGGTAAAAATGAAGATGATGGATTATTTATTACCAGTGGAGATAAAAACAAAATAAAAAACATTGATGTTGATGTGCAAATTGATGACAACGAAGAAGAGGATATAATCGTAAAAAAAATTATCCTCTCCGATACTTACGACAACAAATCAAATAATGTAAGAGTTGAAGGAATCGAAGGTAATCCTCTTTATTATTTAAACGGCAAAAGAATTGATAAAAAGAAATTTGAAGAAATATCAGTTTCCCCGGAAAAAATAATATCAGTAAATGTTTTAAAGGGCAAAAAAGCTATAAAAGAATACGGAAAAAAAGCTAAAGACGGAGTTATAAAAATAACCACAAAAGAATAA
- a CDS encoding BlaI/MecI/CopY family transcriptional regulator, which translates to MQKLTNKEEEVMKVLWKLEKAFVKDMLAEFENSKPHYNTLSTIVRNLEDKGYVNHHTYGNTHQYYPLITKEEYRKQFIGSAIHDYFNNSYKNLVTFFAKEEKISVEDLKEIINHIENKK; encoded by the coding sequence ATGCAAAAATTAACCAATAAAGAAGAAGAAGTAATGAAGGTATTATGGAAGCTGGAAAAAGCCTTTGTAAAAGATATGCTGGCAGAATTTGAAAACAGCAAACCTCATTACAACACCCTTTCAACAATTGTAAGAAACCTTGAAGATAAAGGTTATGTAAATCACCATACCTACGGGAATACCCATCAATACTACCCGTTAATTACAAAAGAAGAATACAGGAAACAATTCATTGGCAGTGCCATTCATGACTATTTTAATAATTCATATAAAAATCTGGTCACTTTTTTTGCCAAAGAAGAAAAAATTAGTGTGGAGGATTTAAAGGAAATTATTAACCATATTGAAAATAAAAAGTAA
- a CDS encoding calcium/sodium antiporter has product MNFLFVLSGLVLLIVGGNWLLKAAVGLSLKLGIPKIVIGMTVVSFATSAPELIVSIKSALDGFPDIALGNVVGSNIANLGLVLAITIILSSINVERSFYKTDWPVMIIATLLFYFFIIHDGVLSRNEGIILVSFLIIFLIYLLRFQKPAVTDDVVEDDEVIPLYKIVLYLVIGGVALWGGSELLIKGAVGMALNFGVSERIIAVTVVSVGTSIPELAASVIAVLKKEKAISLGNLIGSNVFNILAVLGITSIITPIVVSDKGLLNNDIYWMLATSFIIFPLVFLPKGLRLGWRDGLVLLFLYGAFVYMTVL; this is encoded by the coding sequence ATGAATTTTTTATTTGTTTTATCCGGGTTGGTTCTTTTAATTGTTGGGGGTAATTGGTTATTAAAAGCTGCAGTAGGTTTATCTTTAAAGTTAGGAATACCAAAAATAGTTATTGGTATGACAGTAGTTTCATTTGCCACTTCGGCTCCCGAACTTATTGTAAGCATAAAGTCGGCTTTAGACGGGTTTCCTGATATTGCGTTGGGAAATGTAGTAGGTTCTAATATTGCAAATCTTGGGCTGGTATTGGCTATAACAATTATATTATCTTCTATTAATGTGGAAAGGAGTTTTTATAAAACAGATTGGCCGGTTATGATAATTGCTACGCTGCTGTTTTACTTTTTTATTATACATGACGGAGTTTTAAGCAGGAATGAAGGAATAATTTTAGTCTCATTTTTAATTATTTTCCTCATTTATCTTTTACGTTTTCAAAAACCAGCGGTTACTGATGATGTGGTTGAAGATGATGAGGTTATACCTTTATATAAAATTGTGTTGTATCTGGTTATTGGCGGTGTGGCGTTATGGGGCGGCTCCGAATTATTGATTAAAGGAGCGGTAGGGATGGCTCTTAATTTTGGAGTGAGTGAACGCATTATTGCAGTTACAGTAGTGTCGGTAGGTACAAGTATTCCTGAGTTGGCAGCTTCTGTAATTGCAGTATTAAAAAAGGAAAAAGCTATTTCACTGGGTAATTTAATAGGGTCTAATGTATTTAATATTCTTGCTGTTTTAGGAATAACGTCCATAATAACTCCCATTGTAGTATCAGACAAAGGATTGCTGAATAACGATATTTACTGGATGCTGGCTACTTCATTTATTATATTTCCCCTGGTATTTTTACCCAAAGGATTAAGATTAGGATGGAGGGATGGTTTGGTATTGCTTTTTCTTTATGGTGCATTTGTATATATGACAGTGTTATAG